Proteins found in one Nitrospirota bacterium genomic segment:
- a CDS encoding sigma-54-dependent Fis family transcriptional regulator, with translation MKPKILIVDDEPDICRALEFLLKREDYSVSSIHSGEDAIDKLNKESFDIVLTDLKMGKVDGMTVLEKAKEISPDTTVIMMTAFASVESAVEAMKRGAADYIVKPFLNEEIKLTIRKVIEQKKLITENIALKQQISQHIACKDFVANSESMLRIVETLEKVVPTKSNLLLLGESGTGKGLLAELIHCNSPRRDKPFISINCSAIPEGLLESELFGYKKGAFTGAVSDKLGLIPLAHQGTLFLDEIADMPVNLQAKLLKVLETGEVYPLGDTRHKSVDIRIISATNTDIENRLKEGKFREDLYWRLNVIEIKIPPLRERRDDIEVLAKHFITKFSEEHKKNLKGIDQQALSILIEYSWPGNVRELGNVIERAVVLTEGNYITTDDLQDKIKKVKNANEKPDASSTLKLHISDYEKKLILQAYKVHNKDKEETAKALGIDLATLYRKFKKYGIEE, from the coding sequence ATGAAACCGAAAATACTTATAGTGGACGACGAGCCTGATATATGCAGGGCGCTTGAATTCCTGCTAAAGAGGGAGGATTATTCTGTCAGTTCTATTCATAGCGGTGAAGATGCCATAGATAAACTGAATAAAGAAAGCTTTGATATAGTGCTTACAGACCTGAAGATGGGAAAGGTTGATGGAATGACAGTGCTTGAGAAGGCAAAGGAGATAAGCCCTGACACGACGGTAATTATGATGACTGCATTTGCCTCTGTTGAATCTGCGGTGGAGGCTATGAAGAGAGGCGCTGCTGATTACATTGTAAAACCCTTCCTCAATGAAGAGATAAAACTTACGATAAGGAAGGTCATTGAACAGAAGAAACTTATAACCGAAAATATCGCTCTCAAACAACAGATAAGCCAACATATAGCTTGTAAAGATTTCGTTGCAAACTCCGAGTCAATGCTGAGAATTGTTGAGACTCTTGAGAAAGTGGTGCCTACAAAAAGCAATCTGCTTCTTTTGGGCGAGAGCGGGACAGGGAAAGGCCTCCTTGCAGAACTTATACACTGCAACAGTCCGCGGCGCGACAAGCCGTTTATTTCTATAAACTGCTCTGCTATCCCAGAGGGACTTCTGGAATCAGAGCTTTTTGGTTATAAAAAGGGGGCATTTACCGGCGCTGTATCTGACAAATTAGGGCTTATACCCCTGGCCCATCAGGGAACACTATTCCTCGACGAGATAGCCGACATGCCTGTTAATCTACAGGCAAAACTCTTAAAGGTTCTGGAGACAGGAGAGGTTTATCCCCTTGGAGACACAAGGCACAAAAGTGTTGATATAAGGATAATCTCAGCAACCAACACAGACATAGAAAACCGACTGAAAGAAGGAAAGTTCAGAGAGGACCTCTACTGGAGGTTGAATGTAATAGAGATAAAGATACCGCCATTGAGGGAAAGAAGGGACGATATAGAGGTGCTTGCAAAACATTTCATAACAAAATTTTCAGAGGAACATAAAAAAAATTTAAAAGGCATAGACCAACAAGCCCTCTCCATATTAATAGAATATTCATGGCCGGGAAATGTAAGAGAACTGGGCAATGTTATTGAGAGGGCGGTGGTGCTTACAGAAGGCAATTATATAACCACTGATGACCTTCAGGACAAGATTAAGAAGGTAAAGAATGCGAATGAAAAACCTGACGCATCTTCCACTCTTAAACTGCACATAAGCGATTATGAAAAGAAGCTGATTCTGCAAGCATATAAGGTGCATAATAAGGATAAAGAAGAGACAGCTAAAGCCCTCGGGATAGACCTTGCAACGCTTTACAGGAAATTTAAGAAATACGGGATAGAGGAGTAA
- a CDS encoding cytochrome c3 family protein, with the protein MRWAVLIVIAGSLILGCSQKTEKERAEKAPEMVISAAEAVSSLPCFKCHSYQKFSSAPQKGIFSHQIHTKTGYHCNQCHDFEAHKYMKINKDICGNCHNIKVIALKKTSMPSKFNHESHSKMFGCKECHPKTFVMKAGAAHITMKDINEGKFCGACHNGKTASPASDCEKCHKG; encoded by the coding sequence ATGAGATGGGCGGTATTAATTGTTATTGCCGGTTCACTGATATTAGGGTGCTCTCAAAAGACAGAGAAAGAAAGGGCTGAAAAAGCTCCTGAAATGGTGATCTCTGCTGCTGAAGCAGTCAGCAGTCTCCCCTGTTTCAAGTGCCATTCTTATCAGAAGTTTTCATCCGCTCCGCAGAAAGGAATATTTTCGCATCAGATACACACAAAAACAGGGTATCATTGCAATCAGTGCCATGATTTTGAAGCTCATAAATATATGAAGATAAACAAAGACATTTGCGGCAACTGTCACAACATCAAGGTTATTGCTCTGAAAAAGACGAGCATGCCTTCAAAGTTTAATCATGAGTCGCATTCTAAGATGTTTGGCTGCAAGGAATGTCACCCGAAAACGTTTGTTATGAAGGCAGGCGCTGCTCATATTACAATGAAGGATATCAATGAAGGGAAGTTCTGCGGCGCTTGCCATAACGGAAAAACAGCCTCTCCTGCGTCGGATTGTGAAAAGTGCCATAAGGGATAA